Part of the Gigantopelta aegis isolate Gae_Host unplaced genomic scaffold, Gae_host_genome ctg7239_pilon_pilon, whole genome shotgun sequence genome, gaaaaaaaagtcaaGCATGGAAAAGACAGAAACATACAAAGTAAGAAAGAAGTCCCTCCAACAGAAAAAATGTATGAAACGACCGAAAAAGACGAAGCTGGAACTTTCACTTTAAACGGTTATGGACAAATTTACTTCATCAAATGAAAGTTTAGAAACACAAGCGCAGGAAATCGAGAAGAGAAAGATCGATTTGGAAATGAAACGTATCGATGATGACGCCCTTAAGAGAGCACACGAACTAACTAAACTGGAGATGGAAGAAAGCTGCATGGAACTGACGACGACACCATTCGTCATGCAACCGACGACCAAATTGCAGTTATGTAAACCTCTTTTTCCACCAACTGACTGTTATTCAAAACAGTTCCTATGCAGGCGTTCCAGCCAATCATGTGAGTTGATTTCCAAGTGTGACGCTGTTACGCAACCGACTTCCACATTTGTTCTATGCATTTACCTCGCAGAGGAAACCTGTGACCACAACCAGTTATGTAACTGAAGTAAACTGTTATCTCAAACACCGTAAATGAAGATTTCCTGTTGACGATACGCGCCAATTTGTTTCATTTACTGGTTGAAACAAACCGTAACTGCATATCCCGTTCTGTGAAGAAAGTTCACGATAcactaaatttttttattttcgaACTTTACCTTACTATGCATAACGAAGACGTCATACACTAATAGTTTTTTAAATCTAACATTTACATACAGAAAATGATGACGTGATTGAATATCAGATATCATCCTTTTAcagaaaatgtgttgattgaATATCAGATATCATCTTTTACCAACAATACATACACCATTTTCGTTTACATCACTTTgttgtacatgtacaacatgattatgaaaataaaataaatgtttttaacattgtACCTGTGTTTTAAATCATTGGTTAACATACCCATGATTAACGCCACATATATCTTCTCACTGATGGAGTAATCACGTGTGCTTCTCTATAGGGCATCTCGAATTCCTGTAGTACGAAGTAGGTTATTTAGCGTTCTTCAGTAAACTGACGTGAAAGTAATCGTCTAATTTCCTTGCCGTCCATTGGCTGAGCTCTCACTTGGTATGGTTCAGGTTGATGAACATTCATTGCGATTACtcgatccatccatctgtcGTCAAATATGTCTCCAGTAGTTTCGCAGATGTTGTGTAGGGTTACTGCGGCGGTCATTAAATTGGGGACATAGCTGATGTCCAAATCCAGTCTCTTGAGAAAGCGCCTCCAGCGACCCTTAaggcagagttcgacaaatccgctagcccgacgcccgtggctagtggtttttaagttcgggctagtgagaaacgcaaaaccactagcccctgcgggctagtggtttcccccctcctctcgtcatcgctcgatcatggttttttttctttctttctttctttttctctcggctgaaatttcgtttaataaatttgattgtgacgtttgtcatcgaataatatcaacaacgcaatcagtatataataataatccacttgagctagggtttgcaaactgcagtaacatgctatctctacatcgtcacagttacagcatgcattgtttacctttccctttcaagtttctggcacaggaaataaagtctaatgacatgcgtgttttgattggttagacacgtcacgtggtagttaatctcgcacatatattttaggctaagaacttggaaatcaccaatcgcgacgacaggttaatctcaatcaagtaaaccccagccatgctttgaatttcagtgtttgttttatttacctattgttttctaatttaacacttcgctaacatgtggttatcgacaatcaggaaaacaatttactttaatggtaaccgcatatgcaatgactcggcttggcctattacgtgtagcggtttggataatacgtcacagctgccgatacaagataataccttttttgttcatcaattaacaacggattagatgtcgccgttatattcttttgatatcggtctgacacggaataatgccctgtatttggcatcaccgttcctggcgacataaatagtaggccctaaatatataaccaactaccaaatacactgaaccatctattaccgtgtgtcacactgtcgtaccctcatttaaatttaattattttgatagtgtgtttagataccaaccaagagtttgctcaattatttttccccgggtGGAGGGCAAAAACGAAAATGGgtcaatgacgatggatcacacttgacaaaagacaaaacgtacgacacgacaaaaaactgaaagttacaacatgatttaagtgtttgttttattttactgttatactcgtaaatgtgtaatgttacaaaaattatataattgatcaggaatttgggctagtgctttatcttggtgggctagtgctttatcttggtgggctagtggttttcacaaacccactagccctgtggctagtgacttttcaaaatatttgtcatactctgcttAAGGCGTCCAAATGAATTTTCGATTGTCATTCGCGCTTTGCTCAGGCGGTAGTTGAATGTTTGTTCTTCTTCAGTAAATCTCCCTCTGTCAACGTATGGTTTCAAAAGCCATGAAGACATCGGGTATGCTGCGTCACCAATGAGGACCACTGGCATGTCGATGTTGTCATCTGTAGGTCCTACGGCCTGTGTCCATTCTGGCGATGATGGTAACAAGTTCCCATTTACTGCCTGCGCCATGAGCTGAGAATTGGCGAAAACTCTCGCATCGTGGACACGGCCTGGCCACCCGATACAGATGTCAGTAAAGCGGTATCTATGGTCACATACTGCTTGCAGTATGATCAAGTACCACCCCTTTCTGTTTACATAGTCTGCGTGATCTTCTGTTGGGGCAATAATGGGAATGTGCGTGGCATCAATGGCGCCAGCACAGTTAGAAAAGTTCCACGTTTCCTGGAAGCCACGGATGATCTCTTTCAATCCTTGGCCCTTCGGAAAGGTCACGAACGCTGGAAAGAGTAGAGCAACTATTGCATCACAAACATCATGCACGCAAGAATGCACAGTAGACTTGTGGATTCCGAACAAGTTTCCAATTGTTCTGTACTCCGCAGTAGATGCAAGGAAGTATATGGCGACTCCAACTGTGTTCTACAGATAAGGCTTCTCGCACCACCGAGCTTCTTTGCAGTTTGTCATATAACTTTGTACATACAAAGTCAAATGTCGCTCTTTTCATTCGAAAATTTTCTTTCCATTGTTCATCAGTAAAAGTACCTAGAACGATATCCTGCCACCACACTCTGCTTCTTTGCACTGCCCATATTCTTCTCTCACGTTGTAATGCTGCAACTAAGGCCACAGTTAGTACCATTGCAAAGTGCTGCTTTCGTTGAAAACGCCTTATACGTCCCATGGTGTGGGCTCAAATGGTcatatatttaatgaaaatacagTACAGacataacaaaatttaaatacatatttgatGAAAAGANCCCCGGGATAAAACTTTTTCAGCAAAAATATTTATCCTCCCCGGCGGGGAATTGAACCCCGGTCTCCCGCGTGACAGGCGGGGATACTGACCACTATACTACCGAGGACCACGTAAtctatttgtaaaataaacctTCCATCATAGTTGTTTATCTGAGACAAGAtgtagatattttatatttgtacaaatattttgataatgtATCAATGCTACTTGGGAATAGAAAAATCGTTTTGAATGTCCCATTTTCACCAATCACCGCCTTTACTGTATTACCCGCCAAAAATTATGAACCAGTGAAGTCAATATGTTTCAGCCAACTATATCCTTGCATTTATGTCACATGACTAGGGTGAAAATGCACGTACAATCCAATGTGCTGCAGCTTGACTGGATATCTATTTCCGTGGTTTTGTAGTTCTAAATCGTTAATCTTTTTAAACATTCTTCATAGTACTGTCTTCAAACGACAACATTTTAGGATTCACTGTAACAAAAGAAAATCAAGGAAAGAATAAACTCCAAATGAAAGCAGATACTCAGAATAGTTGTGATGCTTTCATAATGAATAGCTTTTCCCTTCtgtagaattttatattgtaacGAAATGTAACACAAGCTGTGATGGCCGAGTGGTTAAGGCGTTGGACTAGAAATCCATTGGGATCTTCCCGCGTAGGTTCGAACCCTACTCACAGCGTATTTTATGTTTACTATTTTGCTTGCAGTCATTTCAGATAATTACACGTATATCTAACCCTTTATCTAACTTGAATCCGTTTTCGtcacatttaatattatatctgtattagtttgtttttgcggtttgggtggggtttttttatcaatCGCATTGTGTTCTGCCTGTCAAGCAAGtggcatattttattacttaaataAACAAAGTGTTACAGGAGAATCATATAAAATCCTCTATACCAGCTCCAAAAGCAAAACCTTAAACACGTGGatgcatgtatatttattatataataacaatccCAAAATACTTGTAGTCCGGAAATCACCGAGAACAAAACGTCACGACAAAAAACGCTCAGGGACAAATCAATTAATCAGTTAAACAGCTGCTAACATAAACATGACAAAAGCTCCCAATACAAAAACCGACAAGCTTGGGTACCCAGACGAGAAGATAAAAGAACATATAGCTACGGTAATTCAGGTGTtagggaaaaaaataaaattcatgatCATAAATCTATCAAAGTGATCGCAaacattaaactatttacaccaaatactattaaata contains:
- the LOC121366809 gene encoding protein ANTAGONIST OF LIKE HETEROCHROMATIN PROTEIN 1-like, coding for MTLKTENTEGGEWSIDLMKRLLGAFVTFPKGQGLKEIIRGFQETWNFSNCAGAIDATHIPIIAPTEDHADYVNRKGWYLIILQAVCDHRYRFTDICIGWPGRVHDARVFANSQLMAQAVNGNLLPSSPEWTQAVGPTDDNIDMPVVLIGDAAYPMSSWLLKPYVDRGRFTEEEQTFNYRLSKARMTIENSFGRLKQSFLCEVNA